The Lytechinus pictus isolate F3 Inbred chromosome 17, Lp3.0, whole genome shotgun sequence genome contains a region encoding:
- the LOC129280365 gene encoding UDP-glucose 4-epimerase-like, giving the protein MSGNDPEDIKVESKTKEKKKKRSGSKPEVLLRIERITGKQVAFYEGDIRDKAVLQNIFKQHSFTHVIHTAGLKAVGESITMPIEYYNCNVGGTICLLEVMKEFGCYNMIFSSSATVYGPPDYLPIDEKHHVGRGITNPYGKTKFFIEEILIDLAKAEKEWNIVILRYFNPVGSHKSGLIGENPQGIPNNLMPFVSQVAVGRRECVKVFGTDYDTPDGTGVRDYIHVLDLASGHVAAVNKALEGCGLKVYNLGSGKGYSVLDMVKAMGKACGKELPYELTGRRDGDIASVYANSALAESELHWKAERGLDEMCEDLWRWQSNNPTGY; this is encoded by the exons atgagtggaaatgatccagaggatataaaagtggagtcaaagacaaaagaaaagaagaaaaaac GGTCAGGTAGCAAACCAGAGGTATTGCTAAGAATAGAACGTATTACAGGGAAACAAGTTGCATTCTATGAAGGAGATATACGAGATAAAGCAGTTCTTCAAAATATCTTTAAACAG CATTCATTCACCCATGTAATCCATACTGCAGGGCTAAAGGCTGTTGGTGAATCCATCACTATGCCTATTGAATATTACAACTGCAATGTAGGAGGAACGATATGCCTTTTAGAA GTGATGAAAGAGTTCGGCTGTTACAACATGATATTTTCGAGTTCAGCGACGGTTTATGGCCCGCCGGACTATCTCCCAATAGATGAGAAGCATCACGTAGGGCGTGGGATCACTAACCCTTACGGCAAGACCAAATTCTTTATTGAAGAGATTCTAATAGACCTAGCTAAGGCTGAAAAG GAATGGAATATAGTGATATTACGTTACTTCAACCCCGTTGGTTCTCACAAGTCAGGTCTTATTGGTGAGAATCCTCAGGGAATACCCAACAATCTCATGCCTTTCGTCTCTCAAGTAGCTGTAGGAAGGAGAGAATGTGTGAAAGTCTTTGGCACAGACTATGATACACCTGATGGCACAG GTGTACGAGATTACATCCATGTATTAGATCTAGCCTCTGGCCACGTAGCTGCAGTGAATAAAGCATTAGAGGGGTGCGGTCTAAAGGTCTATAACCTTGGCTCAGGGAAAGGATACTCTGTACTGGATATGGTCAAAGCTATGGGTAAAGCATGTGGAAAAGAG CTCCCATATGAATTGACGGGAAGAAGAGACGGGGATATAGCTTCAGTGTATGCTAACTCAGCATTAGCAGAGAGTGAATTACACTGGAAGGCTGAAAGAGGATTGGATGAGATGT GCGAAGATCTATGGAGGTGGCAGTCAAACAATCCTACCGGATATTAA